A DNA window from bacterium contains the following coding sequences:
- a CDS encoding HAD family hydrolase, translating into MKGMKRAVFLDRDGVINDIIYHHDIGVIDSPFTPEQFHLIDGAAQAIKEIKGNGLLAVVVSNQPGIAKGHFNEHVLDLITEKMIADLALEGASLDDIYLCLHHPQGSGNGSGDRRYVMDCTCRKPKPGLLIEAANKHRINLEASYMIGDSVTDIQAGAAVGCTTFLIGRPKCDLCRVIEKSGVKPDFIVPSLLEAVKVIRYRENLRISYQEISDGISLKNEVFIDENLYIHEDRSDKRSYVIGGFPGKEQAGRK; encoded by the coding sequence ATGAAAGGAATGAAAAGAGCAGTATTTCTCGACCGGGATGGGGTAATTAACGACATTATCTATCACCACGATATCGGGGTAATCGATAGTCCCTTTACCCCTGAACAGTTTCACCTGATCGATGGAGCGGCGCAGGCCATAAAGGAGATCAAGGGGAACGGTTTACTGGCTGTTGTAGTCAGCAATCAGCCTGGTATAGCCAAGGGGCATTTTAATGAACATGTCTTAGATCTGATTACGGAGAAAATGATAGCTGATCTGGCTCTTGAAGGGGCAAGCCTGGATGATATTTATCTGTGCCTTCATCATCCTCAGGGAAGCGGGAACGGGAGCGGAGATCGCCGGTATGTGATGGACTGCACCTGCCGAAAACCAAAACCAGGCCTACTGATCGAGGCAGCCAACAAGCACCGGATAAACCTTGAGGCCTCATATATGATTGGTGACAGCGTGACGGATATTCAGGCTGGAGCCGCTGTAGGATGCACTACTTTCTTGATTGGCCGGCCTAAATGTGATTTGTGCCGGGTTATAGAGAAAAGTGGAGTGAAACCGGACTTTATTGTGCCCAGTCTCCTGGAGGCGGTAAAGGTCATCAGGTACCGGGAAAATCTGAGAATCAGCTATCAGGAGATATCTGACGGGATATCTCTGAAGAATGAAGTATTTATCGATGAAAATCTCTATATTCACGAAGACCGATCGGACAAGAGGAGTTATGTAATCGGAGGGTTTCCCGGCAAGGAACAGGCAGGGAGAAAATAA
- a CDS encoding SIS domain-containing protein: MDYTTDYFLEMQKIIGLLQISEIEKMIDLLADMRAKQGRLFFLGIGGGAGNASHAVNDFRKIAGFEAYSPTDNASELTARINDDGWETVFVSWLKGSRIKAGDGLFIFSVGGGNLEKKISANLVYAVQYAHEVGAKVLGIVGRDGGYTAQAADACVVIPTVNPETVTPHTESFQGIIWHLIVSHPKMKVSEMKWESVK, encoded by the coding sequence ATGGATTATACAACTGATTATTTTTTAGAGATGCAGAAAATTATCGGGCTTTTACAAATTTCGGAAATAGAAAAAATGATCGACCTTCTGGCTGATATGAGAGCAAAGCAGGGAAGACTTTTTTTCCTTGGTATCGGAGGAGGAGCGGGAAATGCATCCCATGCAGTGAACGACTTTCGCAAGATTGCCGGTTTTGAAGCCTACAGCCCTACGGATAATGCCTCTGAGCTGACTGCCCGCATTAATGATGATGGATGGGAGACGGTATTTGTCAGTTGGTTGAAGGGAAGCAGAATTAAGGCTGGGGACGGATTATTTATCTTTTCTGTCGGCGGTGGAAACCTGGAGAAGAAGATCAGCGCCAACCTTGTATACGCGGTCCAGTATGCTCATGAGGTTGGAGCCAAGGTTCTTGGCATAGTAGGCCGTGACGGTGGGTACACGGCACAGGCAGCGGACGCCTGTGTGGTTATTCCAACCGTTAACCCTGAAACAGTTACTCCCCATACGGAATCATTTCAGGGGATAATCTGGCATTTAATCGTTTCCCATCCTAAAATGAAAGTCTCGGAAATGAAATGGGAATCGGTCAAATAG
- a CDS encoding nucleotidyltransferase family protein, whose amino-acid sequence MKGIVLSAGKGTRLGQYTRNIPKVMLEIGGKPVLEHGILLLKKHGIEEIFLNLHYCPQVIQDYFGDGRKWGVHIRYHFEEGLLGTAGAVKAFEEQIGWGEEVLVLYGDNLTNCNLTALRRFHREKRGMLTLSFIESEDVHKSGIIAFNDNHRIVRMLEKPKPDEVFSHFVNAGVLVMEPAVFGLIPQGIFYDFGYHLLPRMISEGMEVYAYPMDGFLISIDTPEYYHQAQEIFRLEAEE is encoded by the coding sequence ATGAAAGGAATTGTTCTTTCTGCCGGTAAAGGAACACGGCTTGGCCAGTATACGCGAAATATCCCCAAGGTGATGCTGGAAATCGGGGGAAAGCCGGTACTGGAACACGGAATCCTGCTTCTGAAAAAGCATGGGATTGAGGAAATTTTCCTTAACCTCCACTACTGCCCGCAGGTGATTCAGGACTACTTTGGAGATGGCCGAAAGTGGGGAGTACATATCCGGTATCATTTTGAAGAGGGTCTTTTGGGAACAGCCGGAGCAGTAAAGGCTTTCGAAGAGCAGATAGGGTGGGGGGAAGAAGTTCTTGTCCTCTATGGAGATAACCTGACCAATTGCAACCTGACCGCTCTGAGGCGTTTTCACCGGGAAAAAAGAGGAATGCTGACCCTGTCCTTTATCGAGAGTGAGGATGTGCACAAAAGCGGGATTATCGCATTTAATGATAACCATCGGATAGTGAGAATGCTCGAAAAGCCAAAACCGGATGAGGTTTTCAGCCACTTCGTGAACGCGGGCGTGCTCGTGATGGAGCCTGCGGTGTTCGGCTTGATCCCGCAGGGTATATTTTATGACTTCGGCTATCATCTCCTTCCCAGGATGATTTCGGAGGGAATGGAGGTTTATGCTTACCCGATGGATGGATTTTTAATCTCTATAGATACACCGGAATATTATCACCAGGCTCAGGAGATTTTTCGGTTGGAAGCTGAAGAATAA
- a CDS encoding NAD-dependent epimerase/dehydratase family protein — MNKKIVLVTGCAGFIGSNLSKCLCDEGYKVVGIDNLSHGTIENVDHRVIFHKKDIRDQEIYSLFEGVDTVFHLAAKNCLIDCLRNPLETSGINVYGTVNVLEGARRARVRKFIYADTSAEYEGVPDFPSTVERVCPIGTYAVSKRGAALFCESYRNLHRMNITTLRYFNVYGPAQDWRRVVPPVMSSFIIKMLKGERPVIYGNGEKRRDFIYVDDVNQFHLLAMNDEKLHGKTFNVGSGTNYSINEIFSAIEGILQTGLTPIYKEDLPGEAQITLADISREKEIGWEPRISLQEGLKRSIEYIQRRVLQVDLS, encoded by the coding sequence ATGAATAAAAAAATTGTCTTAGTTACCGGCTGTGCAGGCTTTATTGGCAGCAACCTCAGTAAATGCCTCTGTGACGAAGGGTATAAGGTAGTGGGCATTGATAATCTCTCTCACGGCACTATTGAGAATGTCGATCACCGGGTTATCTTTCATAAGAAAGATATTCGGGATCAGGAGATTTATTCATTATTTGAAGGAGTGGATACCGTATTTCACCTGGCTGCCAAAAACTGCCTGATTGACTGCCTGCGCAATCCCCTTGAGACGAGCGGAATTAATGTGTATGGAACAGTAAATGTTCTTGAAGGAGCCAGGAGAGCCAGGGTGAGAAAGTTTATCTACGCGGATACCTCGGCTGAATATGAGGGAGTACCTGATTTCCCCTCCACGGTAGAGAGGGTATGTCCTATCGGCACTTACGCAGTGAGCAAGAGGGGAGCCGCTCTTTTTTGCGAGAGTTACCGCAACCTCCATAGAATGAATATTACTACCTTGCGATATTTTAATGTTTACGGTCCTGCGCAGGATTGGCGGCGCGTAGTGCCTCCGGTAATGAGCTCTTTCATTATTAAAATGCTCAAGGGGGAAAGGCCGGTAATTTACGGAAATGGAGAAAAAAGGAGGGATTTTATCTACGTGGACGATGTCAACCAATTTCACCTTTTAGCTATGAATGATGAGAAATTACATGGCAAAACGTTCAATGTGGGCAGTGGCACGAACTATTCAATCAATGAAATTTTTTCTGCCATTGAAGGAATCCTGCAAACCGGTCTGACTCCAATCTATAAAGAGGATTTGCCGGGAGAGGCGCAAATCACTCTGGCGGATATCTCCCGGGAGAAGGAAATCGGCTGGGAGCCGCGAATAAGTCTGCAGGAAGGATTGAAAAGATCGATTGAGTATATCCAAAGAAGGGTACTTCAGGTGGATCTGTCATGA